In Ananas comosus cultivar F153 linkage group 10, ASM154086v1, whole genome shotgun sequence, the sequence CCCGTTCGATTGTGCTCTCGTTCAGAACGTACAAGTTGCcacgcttgttcgcctcgcaACACGACCCATCTCGTTTTCGAACtctcatagctccacctgagccgaaatatcgcaacccttcgagtcaattgcgcctaacgagatcaaatttcgCTTTCAATCCAGGAACGTACCGCACACTCtgtcagcgtcctcacgaccccatcgtgcattcggatcTTCACCGTGCCGACTCCCAAAACTTTGCACGTCGTCCCGTCCCCATTAGAGCTTTTTCACCTTTTGATCGCCTTATAGGTTGCAAAAAGACTCCTTCCCGGCATACGTGAAAAGAACAcgccgaatcgagcacccacgcGTCATCCGAAATTTTTGCAACCGTCCGGTCGCGCATATAGCACATCAGAATCGAACATCTTCCGATCTGCTCGTCTGTGCCGTTTCTGATACGTCTCGTCCTGGTTCAGCGACAGTTCTCCTTCTGTCTGCtaactccttcagatcatccTGAAGTTTTCGACAATTTGCGCTTGAATATGCCTTTCCTGTGAGATAAAAGCACTCTACCCTCAGATAGCGGCTTCTTCTGTCGATCTCCGGTCGCTGATGTGTGCCTCCTTTTCGCTCTGACTACCAAAGCTGATATCCCGACTCTGTGTGCGCgactcctgagtcatcttccgcatctcgttcgagagaaCGCCGCCGTGACCGTCTCCACGCTTAtggtctccttgccataaagcaacgtggtCAGCAGATGCTCATATGTCGCCGTAGCGAAGATAGTAAATCAGCGCCTTATCTTCGTCTATCCACATTGACTACGATGCTGGTCAACTGGCCACCACTTGTTGAATTCGTTTAGATGCCATGTAGGCTTGCCGCTTCTTGCATCCGCAGCGTAAACAGTCGTGGCTTCAGATACAATCTGTCGTCAGGGAATTTGGTCATGTACAGTCTTCCATATTTCTTCCACAACTGTCGCCGGTGTCGTCTCGCTGGCTAcgttgtaaagaacctcatTGCTAATGAatagatgaagcgtactcaGCGCTTCCGCttccatcttcgtccatgcGCATCCGTGACCTCCGCCGGGCTTCGCCTCCTCCCGTTCAACGTCTCGTCCAATTCTTGCTGTACGAGGATCGCTCGTACTTTAATTGCCACAATCCGAATATTGTTCTGCCGTCGAACTTTCTCGATTTCGAATTCGTAGCATTTCGTGGATTCTCCCTCGGATCGATAAccttcagctctgataccacttgtggGAATCGGTACGCCCCGgaaccggatctcgtgaatccgcaacgcCGCTCCGATACGACTGCTGTGGATCAGGTAtcaattgttgggattccgcacggaaacgtcaaatcggtttttaccataaacccgtctcctcagcaaaagctatAACAATCATAAAGAGAAataccaaaacagaaaatatgcgggtaaaataaagattcattaaataagagaatattacaCCTGACTCTTCTTCGACAGAAGTAATACAACCGAGAGCCCTCTTTCTGATcttttctacccttctctcgtcttctataatcccataaagaagacaatcatccgcgcgcacccatgcactaggtgcactaaataactctctctctctctttttctctctctggtacggcacccAAGAGGCCTTTTCTCTCTCCCGTACTCACATCTCAAAAGCAAACCCacaaagagctatttataaggcTCCACAAAAAACGTACccaaatcctaatatatttaggatttctactccaattaatatctaaatctatcttaattaatctctaatagatttaaatattaatcctaatctagttagattttatcctctaatttaatatttaaatcttaatttatctccaatagatttaaatattaattcttatctaactaggattcaattacaaatctaaccaaatcctaacaggTTTCTTGTCTATCCATCatatcgctctgataccattcaATCTATCATGCTCCAGTTCGAGCAGCGAAGGCCCCTATTTATCGAGGCCGTGGCAGACCCGTTGCACAGGCAGAGCTTCCCCTGCCCGCACGAAGTGGTGAGCTACTAGCTGTACAATCAATTCTTCACAAGAATACATTGCAGATAGGAAACTCATTAATCACTTTAAACTATTACAAATTGTTTATCTCCAAATACACCATCATCATACAACTAACATCtcttataatttaataaaatcaaatgGTCAACTATGTGTTCCACTTGCTAACTATGTCAAAATGAGACAATGGATGAGGCCCACCGGCTAATATGTGCCGCCCTTGCCGTGAGCACACACCTCGGGAAGACGAAGGGCCTGTggaaaaacaacaacaatagaGGGGTgagaatttgaaataaattttcagTAGGTTCAACTGCCGAAGGAGGTGATCTATACTCACTCAGTCCAAAGGAGGCATAATAGGAAAAAAGGTAACGATATATGAAAGCTACAATTATGTATGGTGAAAGAGATATGAATAAATGCCACTACTATACCTTTGTGAAGTTTTGAAGTTTACCAAGAAGACGTGCAACTTATCTATTCAACATGGAAGAAGCTCTCCAGTGGGAACTAACAATGTCTTACCCAATTACCTCTACTGGCTTGTTGGTCTGCCCCTTGCTTGCTTACTATCAACTCATGGAAGGCCGAGCAATATCGACTACCATCCCACTTGGTGTAGATAAGGGCTGAGCATTATCGACTACCCAAAGCGACACTTCTGGAAGGTCTTGGCTCGTGGGGTTGCGATCCCCACGAGCGATGTGATCTAgcataatattttgactaatacAAGTTTTAGTCACAATCCACATCCATGGATTTTCATTTTTATGTCACCTCAAGGctttgtttggttcgggtataagcaagaactgtTTATTCcaaggataggtacaagttcaggtataagcaaaaacttgaccaattttgcgtttggatgaaaattgagttgttcccgaaaataagaaaaatagtgttttgatagataagatggaataagaagaacgATGagtagttataaaaaaaaataatgatattactcattatatttgaatttaaatttttaaattttatatttatattttctaaatttaaaattttaacttttaaatttcaaaattcaaaaattaaaattcaaaagtgaaaatctcaaattttaaaattcaaattgaaaatctcaaattttaaatttcaaaatttaaaatctcaaattttaaactgcaaaatttgaaatttaaaatgtaaaatttgagatcaaatttaaatttgaaaaatataaaatatcaaataaattttaaaaataaaaatttaaaatttaaaatttaaaattaaattttttttttgagattacaaattataaattaaaaaaaataaaaatttaatttttaagattttaatttttaaaaataattaatgatttaaatatattaattagattaattaatgatttaatactataattaaaattaaatttagagtttaattaatcttgttcccGTTTATTCCAGGGAGAAGGGTGGAACAGCAATTCTAGGCTTGTATCGGATTATACCAGTTTATTCCAGATACCAGTTAATTCATTAAACAATCCATGCAGAATTTACAGTTTTAGTTATCAAATGTTGAAATGCTCATTATGCCCCAATGTAATAGTATGATCCGGTCTTGTCAACTCGATCAGTGTTCTCATCTTGGATCCCTGAGGAACAGCCCCAGGATTGACATACTTTTAATCTATCCTCAAGCTGTTCAGCTTATTTTTTAGTTGCTCCTTTCATCCGTTCTTTGTAGGCGAACTGATGAAACTTGGTGCATCCATTGTTGTCCTTCAAGCCGTTCCAAAATTTTTGCtgtgtcccttttttttttattttctttttcaaatctTAGTTGGATCACTAAAAAAACCAGCAAAGCAGCTAAATTTTGATCATGTGCTGCCTGATATTGATGCAACTGTCCTCTTAACCAATCCTTTCTCTTGATTTGTGACCCTCTAATGACTTATGTTGCCTGATAAATGCTGTCCCTTAGTTTTCCTTCactatatgatatttttattggtTCCTTATAATATCAGTTAACTGTTTCAAGCTGTTTTTGTTTGCTTGGAAAttgtatatttaattatagaaattttgaaATGGATGACAGATGGTATCTCTACTAATAGTCATTTTCCTTCGCCTTTGTAAATTTGTAAGAATTATCTGATCGCATATTATTTGTGCATATTTCtgtttcatttgtttttttttaccttCTGATTGCTGATTTTCTTATACTGAAGTGTGGGTCTGAGCTTGTCTAACTTTATGAAAAGTTTAAACGTGTAAATGTCCTATGTTGAATTATTGATAGGGGTAAATTGATTTCAATCTGAAACATTAGAAGATTATGTTATAAATTATGACTCAATCTTGTTCGTTGAGCTTGCAGTCAGCCATGAGATGCcgagtaatatttttattcttgcaGTTTCCTTCAGTCATTGCATTGGACCTTCTCCATTTTCTTTACCGTATGCATTCTACGGTTTGTAATGAATGTGGTTACTTTTCCCATTCGCATCAGTTGTAGTCTCATTATCTTGTAtcacatttatattttattgagtTAAAATtgcaactttattttattttattttattttttacaattttatcatcTATGATGGGCAGAAACCTCTTTTTAGGCGTCTTGTCCGCATTGGGTATTAATTCTCGTACGTACATGCCTGATACATATCAGATATTTGTCATAAAAATATCAACCATTTTAGAAACTTTAGAAAAATAATGGATGCTCATGGGGAACTTGTGGGACACGGTTGGATTTCTTTCGGCTCTAACTGGGAATGAAAATCATTCTCAAGATAACTTGTATGGCAAGTTATCGTAGTTATTACGCTTGGATGACACTTGCATCATGGGCTCATGTTTGATGAAACTCGAGATTAATGTTGGTCTagttaattttgtttcttaGTGAGCAAGGTTCGACTTTTTATATATCTTTGCACCAGTTAGTTGGTTTATTGTTTATGTTGTCTGATCACCTAAACCTCTATTAATATAAATCGTCATATGAGGTAATACTAATGTATCAAAAATTATGTTTATTGCCATGTCCATTACATATCACATGCATCCTAACATTTTGAGAATTTGTTTTTATCTCTGaatttgtatcaaattgtatCAGTATTCTGTATTGTGCAACAAGTGGGCACGAATGCCAAAACAATTATAAAGAGGCATCAGAGAAGAGCGATCACTGGTTATTTGGTTCTATCACATTCTATCACTAACTTTTTGGTTGGAACAGAGGGCTGAGGTCTAAAACTCTTTTTTGTCACACTAGTAACAAAACTTACTTAGTCGGGTgtgattaaaaagaaaaagaattaaaagaaaagatgagGGCTTCTGtagtttttaatttgttgtGTTTATTCTGAATTTTAGGGTTACTTGCATAGTAGCAGAAGCTTGCCTTGTGGCGGGATCAGCTAGGAATGCGTACCACACAAAATATGTGGGTTACTACATCAAGCGGGACTTGACGTCGTGCGCAGCACTTCGGAAGGGGGTCTTCGCCGCGGCAGCTGCTCTTGTGCTGGTCTCTTTAGTGGCATCTCTCGTATATTATTGGAACTACTCCAGGGCCGCCACCGGAGGTTGGGTGAAACACCAGAATGAAGGCGGGGTAGGAATGACGGATTATGGCACGGGTAAGGGTAAGGATGAATCCGGGGGTACTGCGACGGTTTGAGCAAACTTACCCATGATAGGTAGTCATGTGCTTTTCCTTACAATTATGAGGCTTGTTGCATGTTCTATATTAACTTGAAACTGTAGAGCTCAAAAAATGTGGTTGCTGCTCTTTGTTGACTTCTCACATGTGTTTCTTTCCGCTGATGTCGTGACCGTGGTCGTCCGTTAAATTTCAGTAAAGATCAAAGTGTTCATCAGTCAAACTACCGTTATTTATTTGTTGGAAGGTTGCATCTCCATCACGGGAAAGGGGCCTCGATGGCTTTGACTTTCCCCCAGTAACCCAACTCGGCTTGGGGCTTGGGGTAAGACGACAACTCTACCTCAATTTGCCCTTCTGTGGTgcaacttttactttttttactttatcatttCGTGGTTTCAAAAGCAGCACTTAACTAACCAACCTGTAGTTTTATCTCTATTTTATTCAGAAAATCTCGTCATATAGAGTACGTAGCAAAAAGTCTTTGCTACCATAGGGTAGCTAAGTGTAACTTTCTGATCCCTAAGGTAGCAGTGTAAATAAGTCAAATCATAGGTGGGGAAGTGCAACTCTTTGAGTAGCATAATAGCAGAGGTGAAAATAAACTAAAACACAGTAGGGcgaattgaagtttacccaaactTCTTAACCATTCTCTTGTTCAAGAATGCAATAGGCTCAAGCAAAGAGTCGCCCTGCGTTATTAATAATTGTTAGTCGCAAAGGTCACAGCTGTAGCAACCCGATCTTGCTTTTGAGTTATGAAACATGAAATCAAGTGGGCATTTCGATTCAActtggaaatcaaattttgtaagATGCAACTTACCACCTTGGCTATATTGGTAAAATATAGGCCAAAATTCCTTTTGTGTTCATTACTTCTGGAGGTCCACTGCGGCGCGGTGCATATGTATATAGGGTTACTTACTATTTCGTATACCAAAAGATTACCACGGCTAACCGCCCGCTCGGTTTGGGGACAAACGTGATCCGGCAAATGTTCGACCGTCTGGAAGCTTGAAGCCGGAGAATCGTGTTTTTATTGCGCCGCAGGAGCCCAATCAGGCGCGTGAGTAGAGCCGCCACAGACCGGGTATTTATTGCCTGCATATGTTTGGCGTCGGAGTACGAAGaagtatattttatgcaagCATGATATAGTAGTAATTGAAGGAGACTTAACCCAggattatattttctttccatAGGACATTTACTTGTTTCACAAAATATCCGAGTCCGCAGATACAACCCATGAATCGTCTACAGAAGTTTagtaataaattttcaatatccAAACGAAGTAGAAACCCCAAAATGTGCCTCTCTATTAGGTGGTGGCAAGTTATTGCGCATTCTCACTCCGCGCCAGACTATAAAGTTCTCCTGTGGGTGCAATCTACCGACGAGGACAAGCTGTACCGACTGCTCAATGAAAGAACAATGACAATAACAGAGCATAATTGAAAGGAACtacatctatatctatctatagtctatatatagtatatatgaatcCTCAGTTTTGAACACCTGGCGAGCGCGGAGGCGCGGGCAGGGGCGAGCGTGGGGCGCGGGCAAGCGGGCGCGCCTGGCGGGGCGCCGTGTGGCGCGGGCGCGCGGGGCGCGGGCAGGCGGGCACGCGGGGAGGGGCTCCGCGTGGCGCGGGCGGGGGCGAGCGCGAGCGCGGGGCGTGGGcaggcgggcgcgggcgcggcgcGGGGGGCGGGGGCCGCGTGGCGCGGGCGAGCCGGCGGCGCGGGCGAGAGCGGGCGCgcgggagaggagaggagaggcggCGAGGGTGGCGGGGCGCCGCGTGGCGCGGATTGCGCGCGGGGCGCGGCAAGGCGGGCGCGCGGGGCGGTGCCGCGTGGCGCGGGGAGAGGAGCGGGAGAGGAGAggcgagggagaggagaggagcggAGAGGTGGGGCCAGGCGCCCACAGCCGAGGGGACaggagaggagggagggattttttttttttttttttttcgcctctttttctctctttaattttttcccttaattttttttatatatttattctcttaatatataattaaaaaaattataatttttgtaattcaatctaaatttttatttatttttataaaaatttaaaatatataaatattttttaaaaagttaaattatttgtattaaatataaattttaattaagccGAATAAAgaattgttaaaaatatataaaaaataatgaaggaaatttacaaatgaaacaataaaaaataaaaaaataaaaggataagatagataaaagaagaatagaGGCAAAAATATAAGACAATAAatcattttttctaaaaatttataatatattatataataattataatatataattataaatataactatatattaatttctTATTAATGATTAttgcctttatttttttttaatctttcttataatttatttttatatttttattacagtaataatcttatttttagttatttt encodes:
- the LOC109716812 gene encoding uncharacterized protein LOC109716812, whose protein sequence is MGVSISVVAAVSFLHLLAFVLAIGAESRRSTGRVVPDEYDDRTYCAYDSNASTAYGVAAFFVLLASQALLSGVTRCLCFGRGLAASGSRTCAIAAFVLSWVTCIVAEACLVAGSARNAYHTKYVGYYIKRDLTSCAALRKGVFAAAAALVLVSLVASLVYYWNYSRAATGGWVKHQNEGGVGMTDYGTGKGKDESGGTATV